One window from the genome of Sphaerotilus microaerophilus encodes:
- the cas7c gene encoding type I-C CRISPR-associated protein Cas7/Csd2: MTTLAHRYDFVLLFDVKDGNPNGDPDAGNLPRLDAETGHGLMTDVALKRKVRNYVGLVHEEKPPYEIYVKEKAVLNRAHERAYVETGNAESLKGDEKKRKGAGDAVEQARQWMCANFFDVRTFGAVMSLGVNCGQVRGPVQMTFARSIEPIVALEHSITRMAVATEAEAEKQGGDNRTMGRKHTVPYGLYRSHGFISSFLARQTSFTAEDLELLFKALEQMFEHDRSAARGQMSTRGLYVFEHDSELGNAPAHALFDRLVVAPTAPGTPARDFSAYAVTFDGKTLEAGATVEAAPGVRLTRRC, from the coding sequence ATGACCACCCTCGCCCACCGCTACGACTTCGTGCTGCTCTTCGACGTGAAGGACGGCAACCCCAATGGCGACCCGGACGCCGGCAACCTGCCGCGCCTGGACGCCGAAACCGGCCATGGCCTGATGACCGACGTGGCGCTCAAGCGCAAGGTGCGCAACTACGTCGGCCTCGTGCATGAGGAAAAGCCGCCCTACGAAATCTATGTGAAGGAGAAGGCAGTTCTCAATCGTGCCCACGAGCGCGCCTATGTCGAAACCGGCAATGCCGAGTCGCTAAAGGGCGATGAAAAGAAGCGCAAGGGCGCTGGCGATGCGGTCGAGCAGGCCCGCCAATGGATGTGCGCCAACTTCTTCGACGTGCGGACCTTCGGCGCGGTCATGAGCCTGGGCGTCAACTGCGGCCAGGTCCGCGGCCCAGTGCAAATGACCTTCGCCCGCTCGATCGAGCCCATCGTTGCGCTGGAGCATTCCATCACCCGCATGGCCGTGGCCACCGAGGCCGAGGCCGAGAAGCAGGGCGGCGACAACCGCACCATGGGCCGCAAACACACCGTGCCCTATGGCCTGTACCGCTCGCACGGCTTCATTTCCAGCTTCCTGGCCCGACAGACCAGCTTCACGGCCGAGGACCTGGAGCTGCTGTTCAAGGCGCTGGAGCAGATGTTCGAGCACGACCGCTCGGCCGCACGCGGGCAGATGAGCACCCGCGGGCTGTATGTGTTCGAGCACGACAGCGAACTGGGCAATGCGCCCGCGCATGCGCTGTTCGACCGACTGGTGGTGGCGCCCACCGCGCCGGGCACGCCGGCGCGGGATTTCAGCGCCTACGCCGTCACGTTCGACGGTAAGACGTTGGAAGCGGGGGCCACCGTCGAGGCAGCACCGGGAGTCCGACTGACGCGGCGCTGCTGA
- a CDS encoding type II toxin-antitoxin system RelE/ParE family toxin, which produces MHLILHPAAEQELRDALARSDAEFGPQVARQLQRRIEQLGEMLMRDPDLGTPSLARARVLPLGRYPYSLVYRVEASTLTVLALMHQSRKPGYWTRRG; this is translated from the coding sequence ATGCATCTCATCCTCCACCCCGCTGCCGAACAGGAGCTGCGAGACGCATTGGCGCGCAGCGATGCCGAGTTCGGACCGCAGGTGGCGCGCCAACTGCAGCGGCGCATCGAGCAACTCGGTGAGATGCTGATGCGTGACCCGGACCTGGGAACGCCGTCCCTTGCCCGCGCACGCGTGCTGCCGCTGGGGCGCTATCCGTATTCACTGGTGTACCGGGTCGAAGCATCGACCCTGACCGTGCTGGCATTGATGCATCAGAGTCGCAAGCCGGGGTATTGGACCCGCCGCGGTTGA
- a CDS encoding addiction module protein, translating into MSSTLEELTAQALDLPPEQRAVLAETLLESIEPAPPLSPEWEAEIAQRIAEVDRGEVTCRPWSEVMQELRAPYR; encoded by the coding sequence ATGTCATCGACGTTGGAAGAATTGACGGCCCAGGCTTTGGATCTGCCGCCAGAGCAGCGCGCCGTGCTGGCGGAAACGCTGCTGGAGAGCATCGAGCCGGCGCCGCCGCTGAGCCCGGAGTGGGAGGCGGAGATTGCGCAGCGCATCGCCGAGGTGGACCGCGGCGAGGTGACCTGTCGGCCGTGGAGCGAGGTGATGCAGGAGCTGCGGGCCCCATACCGTTGA
- the cas4 gene encoding CRISPR-associated protein Cas4 encodes MNAEDLDPLPLSALQHWAYCPRQCGLIHLEQAFDDNLHTLRGQAVHRQVDQPGVEIRKGLRVERALPVWHDSLNLIGKADVVEFEPDGTPYPVEYKHGSRHKAADIAAADDVQLAAQALCLAAMTGRAVPEGALYYAASKRRRIVPITPALQQTVAGTAAAVRAMLASGVLPAPITDTRRCHGCSLRERCQPEAWRQLHGSRDLRADLFLPED; translated from the coding sequence ATGAATGCCGAAGACCTCGACCCCCTGCCCCTGTCCGCCCTGCAGCACTGGGCCTACTGCCCGCGCCAGTGCGGGTTGATCCACCTGGAGCAGGCCTTTGACGACAACCTGCACACCCTGCGCGGCCAGGCAGTGCACCGGCAGGTGGACCAGCCGGGCGTGGAGATCCGCAAGGGCCTGCGCGTCGAGCGTGCCCTGCCGGTGTGGCACGACAGCCTGAACCTGATCGGCAAGGCCGACGTGGTGGAGTTCGAACCCGACGGCACGCCCTACCCGGTGGAATACAAGCACGGCTCACGCCACAAGGCGGCCGACATCGCCGCGGCGGACGATGTGCAGCTCGCCGCCCAGGCCCTCTGCCTAGCCGCCATGACCGGCCGCGCCGTGCCCGAAGGCGCGCTGTACTACGCCGCCTCCAAGCGCCGCCGCATCGTGCCCATCACCCCGGCGCTGCAGCAGACCGTGGCCGGCACCGCCGCCGCCGTGCGCGCCATGCTGGCCAGCGGCGTCCTGCCCGCCCCCATCACCGACACCCGCCGCTGCCACGGCTGCTCGCTGCGCGAGCGCTGCCAGCCCGAGGCCTGGCGGCAGCTGCACGGCAGCCGGGACCTGCGGGCCGACCTGTTCCTGCCCGAAGACTGA
- the cas1c gene encoding type I-C CRISPR-associated endonuclease Cas1c translates to MQLLNTLYVTLPESYLRLDNDTLRVVDEERETRLRVPLHHLQAVVCFGHVGMSAPLMHRLADEGIALVLLDGHGRFKARLEGAVSGNVLLRRAQHHAVDNAAFTLEAARNIVAGKLRNQRQVLMRGARETKDETERARLVRAAQDLAASLRALPAAADLDTLRGLEGEGARGYFEALNLLVKPERREHFQMDGRSRRPPRDRMNALLSFFYSMWMNDCRSAIEAAGLDPQLGFLHALRPGRAALALDLMEEFRPWADRLALTLVNRGQVGPGDFDCREGGAVLLQGDARKAVVVAYQERKQEEVTHPLLAESLPLGLVPLVQARLFARHVRGEAPTYVPFTPR, encoded by the coding sequence ATGCAACTGCTCAACACCCTCTACGTCACCCTGCCCGAGAGCTACCTGCGGCTGGACAACGACACCCTGCGCGTGGTGGACGAGGAACGGGAGACCCGCCTGCGCGTGCCGCTGCACCACCTGCAGGCGGTGGTCTGCTTCGGTCACGTTGGCATGAGCGCACCGCTGATGCACCGGCTGGCCGACGAGGGCATCGCGCTGGTGCTGCTCGATGGCCACGGCCGCTTCAAGGCCCGGCTGGAAGGCGCCGTCAGCGGCAACGTGCTGCTGCGCCGCGCCCAGCACCATGCGGTGGACAACGCCGCCTTCACGCTCGAAGCGGCGCGCAACATCGTCGCCGGCAAGCTGCGCAACCAGCGCCAGGTGCTGATGCGCGGCGCGCGCGAAACCAAGGACGAGACCGAAAGGGCTCGGCTCGTGCGCGCCGCCCAGGACCTGGCTGCCAGCCTGCGCGCCCTGCCTGCGGCAGCCGACCTGGACACCCTGCGCGGCCTGGAGGGCGAAGGCGCACGCGGCTACTTCGAGGCCCTCAACCTGCTCGTCAAGCCCGAGCGGCGAGAACACTTCCAGATGGACGGCCGCAGCCGCCGCCCGCCGCGCGACCGCATGAACGCCCTGCTCAGCTTCTTCTACTCCATGTGGATGAACGACTGCCGCAGCGCCATCGAGGCCGCCGGGCTCGACCCCCAACTCGGCTTTCTGCACGCGCTACGCCCTGGCCGCGCCGCGCTCGCGCTGGACCTGATGGAAGAGTTCCGCCCCTGGGCCGACCGGCTGGCGCTCACTTTGGTCAACCGCGGCCAGGTCGGCCCGGGTGACTTCGATTGCCGCGAAGGCGGCGCCGTCCTGCTGCAGGGCGACGCCCGCAAGGCCGTGGTGGTGGCCTACCAGGAGCGCAAGCAGGAGGAAGTCACCCACCCCCTGCTGGCCGAAAGCCTGCCGCTGGGCCTCGTGCCGCTGGTGCAGGCCCGCCTGTTCGCGCGCCACGTGCGCGGCGAGGCGCCCACCTACGTGCCCTTCACCCCGCGCTGA
- the cas2 gene encoding CRISPR-associated endonuclease Cas2, whose protein sequence is MLVIVCYDVNTEDRAGRRRLRRVAKVCESTGQRVQKSVFECQVNLAQMEQLERRLLAEIDLDSDCLRLYRLADSKGCEVREHGRFRATDFEDPLVL, encoded by the coding sequence ATGCTCGTCATCGTCTGCTACGACGTCAACACCGAAGACCGCGCCGGCCGCCGGCGCCTGCGCCGCGTCGCCAAGGTCTGCGAAAGCACCGGTCAGCGGGTGCAGAAATCCGTCTTCGAATGCCAGGTCAACCTGGCCCAGATGGAACAACTTGAACGCCGCCTGCTCGCCGAGATCGACCTCGACAGCGACTGCCTGCGCCTGTACCGCCTGGCCGACAGCAAGGGCTGCGAAGTGCGCGAACACGGGCGCTTCCGCGCCACCGACTTCGAGGATCCGCTCGTCTTATGA